The Fictibacillus arsenicus genome contains a region encoding:
- a CDS encoding DinB family protein — protein sequence MTTSSKSPFVIGEIEGYSKDFSTLISMMDYTRETTIRAVQDLSVEALDYRINGTGNSIGMLLAHLVAVEKIYQYLTTEAKDLPDEEIERYADTLQPALDLGEAAIIISGNPAEFYLEDMAKTREKSLELFRQLPDSWLYETTPWWEDELSNNYFKWFHVFEDELSHRGQIRIIKKHYELSQK from the coding sequence ATGACAACATCAAGCAAAAGCCCGTTTGTGATCGGGGAGATCGAAGGGTATTCGAAAGATTTTTCAACATTGATCAGTATGATGGACTACACGCGAGAAACAACGATAAGAGCCGTTCAGGATCTATCGGTCGAAGCTCTAGATTACAGAATTAACGGAACAGGGAACTCGATTGGGATGCTGCTCGCACACCTAGTGGCGGTGGAGAAGATTTATCAATATTTAACGACTGAGGCCAAAGACTTGCCGGATGAAGAAATTGAACGATATGCAGACACACTTCAGCCCGCCTTGGATTTAGGCGAGGCGGCTATAATCATTTCGGGCAATCCAGCTGAATTCTATCTAGAAGACATGGCAAAAACGCGTGAAAAATCGCTTGAGCTCTTTAGGCAGCTTCCTGATTCATGGCTCTATGAAACCACACCATGGTGGGAGGATGAGCTCTCAAATAACTATTTTAAATGGTTTCATGTTTTTGAAGACGAACTAAGCCACCGCGGTCAAATCCGAATCATTAAAAAACATTATGAACTGTCTCAAAAATAA